The Nitrospinota bacterium genome has a window encoding:
- a CDS encoding pyridoxamine 5'-phosphate oxidase family protein, whose translation MAKVFDSLNQSHLDFIASQKIFFIGSAASGKDTNVSPKGMFDLKSVGPNRLAYIHTPGSGNRTAEDIAAGNTVTLMFCSFDEKPLILRLYCRGEALAPGDPRFEELLPLWNGFAREQVRDIFVFSVHRVQESCGWGVPLFTYNGERPEGNRLRHGGTWRDRIRDFLR comes from the coding sequence CAACCAATCGCACCTCGATTTCATCGCGTCGCAAAAGATTTTTTTTATCGGCTCCGCCGCTTCGGGGAAGGACACCAACGTTTCCCCCAAGGGGATGTTCGATCTTAAAAGCGTGGGGCCGAACCGGCTGGCCTATATCCATACACCCGGCAGCGGCAACCGGACGGCGGAAGACATCGCGGCGGGAAACACCGTGACGCTGATGTTTTGCAGCTTTGATGAAAAGCCGCTCATCCTGCGGCTCTACTGCCGGGGGGAGGCGCTGGCGCCCGGCGATCCCCGCTTCGAGGAACTGCTTCCCCTGTGGAACGGCTTCGCGCGCGAACAGGTGCGGGACATTTTTGTGTTCAGCGTCCACCGTGTGCAGGAATCATGCGGATGGGGGGTACCGCTTTTTACATACAACGGGGAGCGCCCCGAAGGAAACCGCCTGCGGCATGGCGGAACTTGGCGGGACCGGATACGTGATTTCCTTCGTTAG